In a single window of the Luteibacter rhizovicinus DSM 16549 genome:
- a CDS encoding Fe2+-dependent dioxygenase: MLLHIPEVLSKEQVAGMRRAMAAAEWTDGRQTVGPQGAKVKRNLQLPDASPLRRELGDLVVAALARHPLYHAAALPLRTLSPRFNRYEGGGEYGFHIDGAVMATGDRDVQVRSDISCTLFLSEPEEYDGGELIVSDTYGEHEVKLPAGDAIVYPSSSLHKVTPVTRGARIASFFWVQSLVRDDSARRMLLELDTAIRNLSASGADQASILQLTGVYHNLLRRWAET; this comes from the coding sequence ATGCTGCTGCACATCCCCGAGGTCCTGAGCAAGGAACAGGTCGCCGGGATGCGCCGCGCCATGGCGGCTGCCGAATGGACCGACGGTCGCCAGACCGTCGGTCCGCAGGGTGCGAAAGTAAAACGCAACCTGCAACTGCCCGATGCGTCGCCGCTACGCCGCGAACTGGGCGATCTCGTGGTGGCGGCACTGGCCCGCCATCCGCTGTATCACGCGGCCGCCCTGCCCCTGCGCACGCTGTCCCCCCGCTTCAATCGGTATGAAGGCGGTGGCGAATACGGCTTCCACATCGACGGTGCCGTCATGGCCACCGGCGACCGCGATGTCCAGGTACGCAGCGATATCTCCTGCACGCTGTTCCTCAGCGAACCCGAGGAATACGACGGCGGCGAACTCATCGTGAGTGACACCTACGGCGAGCACGAGGTGAAGCTGCCCGCCGGCGATGCCATCGTCTATCCCTCTTCCAGCCTGCACAAGGTCACGCCGGTGACCCGCGGTGCACGCATCGCTTCGTTCTTCTGGGTCCAGAGCCTGGTGCGCGACGACAGCGCGCGACGGATGTTGCTGGAGCTGGATACGGCGATCCGCAACCTCTCCGCCAGTGGCGCCGATCAGGCGTCGATCCTGCAATTGACGGGTGTCTACCACAACCTGTTACGCCGTTGGGCGGAAACCTGA
- a CDS encoding ABC transporter permease — protein sequence MTPLSLHAGDIAIAAILLVVDAALSIGLRLRFHRALAIASLRMVVQLVAVGYLLRYVFAGHSPWLTAALVLAMSLVAVREVAVRPTRRLVGGNAIVALPNVLGVVLLTSCFALMTAIRPHPWYDARYAIPLVGILLGSILNAASIALAGVLDNVRQQRDAIEAQLMLGATFRTATAPLLRRAIRSAMVPVINQMAAAGVITLPGTMTGQMLAGADPVEAVKYQILLLILLTGASCLAAVGTAYACVARLRDDRERLRLDHLR from the coding sequence ATGACGCCCCTGAGCCTGCACGCCGGCGACATTGCGATCGCTGCCATCCTTCTGGTCGTCGACGCGGCGCTCTCGATCGGCCTTCGCCTGCGCTTTCACCGCGCACTGGCCATCGCCTCGCTGCGCATGGTGGTCCAACTCGTCGCGGTGGGTTACCTGCTTCGTTATGTCTTCGCCGGCCATTCGCCCTGGCTCACCGCCGCGCTGGTGCTGGCCATGTCTCTGGTCGCCGTCCGCGAGGTCGCTGTCCGGCCGACCCGACGCCTGGTCGGCGGCAATGCCATCGTCGCCCTGCCGAACGTGCTGGGCGTCGTCCTGCTAACCAGCTGCTTCGCCCTGATGACCGCGATCCGCCCGCATCCCTGGTACGACGCCCGTTACGCCATCCCGCTGGTCGGCATCCTGCTCGGCAGCATCCTCAATGCGGCGAGCATCGCGCTGGCAGGTGTCCTCGACAACGTGCGCCAGCAGCGCGACGCGATCGAGGCCCAACTGATGCTCGGGGCGACCTTCCGTACCGCGACGGCACCGCTCCTGCGTCGTGCGATCCGCTCTGCGATGGTGCCGGTGATCAATCAGATGGCCGCCGCCGGCGTCATCACGCTGCCCGGCACGATGACGGGTCAGATGCTCGCCGGGGCGGACCCGGTCGAAGCCGTGAAGTATCAGATCCTGCTGTTGATCCTTCTGACCGGTGCGAGTTGCCTCGCTGCGGTGGGCACGGCGTACGCCTGCGTGGCGCGTCTGCGCGACGACCGCGAACGTCTCCGCTTGGACCACTTGCGTTAA
- a CDS encoding catecholate siderophore receptor Fiu, with product MAFIKSRKHAAPAARTVGAAVLLTFAHAAVASDTVDAPPQQAKTSDVQALPGMQVDADRSSDFRVDKVSSPKFTQSLLDTTQTIQVIGKELIKQQGATTLTEALRNSPGVGTFYVGENGSTSTGDAIYMRGFDTSSSIFVDGVRDVGTVSRDVFNIEQVEVTKGPDGTEYGRTAPTGAINLVTKQPVLGNGESGSLQGGSGQRRRGTADINQQLDGTTAVRLNVMDQKSGVYGRDKIENNRWGIAPSLAFGLGTPTRVYIDYLHVKQNNVPDGGIPTIGLPGYSSPDKRAFLNDAEKVDPDNYYGTNQDHDHVTQDMLTVILEHDFSDKVALHNTARWGRTTQDYLLTSFLGATANLLTPNPADPSTWTLTRSNPTFKHQSNRIATNQTNITATIESGGFTQDISTGIELTSEQARAIGMGALNGSTWPAANLYHPNSDVGGLVYGETGATSNGKTNTAGAYFFDTLKFGEHWQVNAGVRLDHYKTDFSSLVVCGARGGPVCGVLPAGSVIPGVDTSTSDNLKNYKIGVLYKPAANGSIYVNFAQSQQPPGGNTLTLSTATNSADNPNFDPQKARTAEIGTKWDLLGSKLLLTGALYRTTVTNDVVQDPTDLLYYQVGKKRVQGVEVTAVGKLTDDLAVSAGFTTMNATVANGPGVTANGSDDLAYTPKKAFTSWVTYHLPFDLTIGGGGRYSGALERGTDGAVGTPAYTRAYWVFDAMASYPINRNFDLQLNVYNLFDKDYVAAINKSGYRYTPSTPRSAMLTANVRF from the coding sequence ATGGCCTTCATCAAGAGCCGCAAGCACGCCGCTCCTGCCGCGCGCACCGTCGGTGCCGCCGTCCTCCTGACCTTCGCCCATGCCGCCGTCGCCAGCGATACCGTCGACGCGCCACCGCAGCAGGCCAAGACCAGCGACGTCCAGGCGCTTCCCGGCATGCAGGTGGACGCGGATCGTTCCAGCGATTTCCGCGTGGACAAGGTCTCCTCGCCCAAGTTCACCCAGTCCCTGCTCGACACCACGCAGACGATCCAGGTGATCGGCAAGGAACTCATCAAACAGCAGGGCGCGACCACCCTGACCGAGGCCCTGCGCAACAGCCCGGGCGTCGGCACGTTCTATGTTGGTGAGAACGGCTCGACCAGCACGGGTGACGCGATCTACATGCGCGGCTTCGACACGTCGAGCAGCATCTTCGTCGATGGCGTGCGCGATGTCGGCACGGTATCGCGCGACGTGTTCAATATCGAGCAGGTCGAAGTCACCAAGGGCCCGGACGGCACCGAGTACGGCCGTACCGCACCGACCGGTGCGATCAACCTGGTGACCAAGCAGCCGGTGCTGGGTAACGGTGAATCCGGCTCGCTGCAGGGCGGCAGCGGCCAGCGCCGTCGCGGTACGGCGGACATCAACCAGCAGCTGGACGGTACCACTGCCGTCCGCCTCAACGTGATGGACCAGAAAAGCGGCGTGTACGGTCGCGACAAGATCGAGAACAATCGCTGGGGTATCGCACCGTCGCTGGCATTCGGCCTCGGCACGCCGACCCGCGTCTACATCGATTACCTGCACGTGAAGCAGAACAACGTGCCCGATGGCGGCATTCCGACGATCGGTCTGCCCGGCTACAGCAGCCCCGATAAGCGCGCGTTCCTCAACGACGCCGAGAAGGTCGATCCGGACAACTACTACGGCACGAACCAGGACCACGACCATGTGACGCAGGACATGCTCACGGTCATCCTCGAGCATGATTTCAGCGACAAGGTGGCACTGCACAACACGGCGCGCTGGGGTCGCACGACGCAGGATTACCTGCTGACGTCGTTCCTCGGCGCCACGGCCAACCTGCTCACGCCGAATCCGGCAGACCCTTCCACCTGGACCCTCACGCGCAGCAATCCCACCTTCAAGCACCAGTCCAACCGCATCGCCACGAATCAGACGAACATCACAGCGACGATCGAGTCTGGAGGCTTTACGCAGGACATCAGCACGGGCATCGAGCTGACTTCTGAACAGGCTCGTGCGATCGGCATGGGCGCGCTCAACGGCAGCACCTGGCCGGCAGCCAACCTCTACCACCCCAACTCCGACGTTGGCGGCCTGGTCTACGGTGAAACCGGCGCCACCAGCAACGGCAAGACGAACACGGCAGGCGCCTACTTCTTCGACACGCTGAAGTTCGGCGAGCACTGGCAGGTGAACGCGGGTGTGCGCCTCGACCATTACAAGACGGATTTCTCCAGCCTTGTGGTCTGTGGCGCACGCGGTGGTCCGGTTTGCGGCGTCCTGCCCGCTGGCAGCGTCATTCCGGGCGTGGACACCAGCACCAGCGACAACCTTAAGAACTACAAGATCGGTGTGCTGTATAAGCCGGCGGCCAATGGCAGCATCTACGTCAACTTCGCGCAGTCCCAGCAGCCTCCGGGTGGTAACACCCTCACGCTGTCGACCGCGACGAACAGCGCCGACAACCCCAACTTCGATCCGCAGAAAGCACGTACCGCCGAGATCGGTACAAAGTGGGACCTGCTTGGGTCGAAGCTGCTGCTGACCGGCGCCCTCTATCGCACCACCGTGACTAACGACGTCGTGCAGGATCCCACCGATCTGCTCTATTACCAGGTCGGCAAGAAGCGCGTGCAGGGTGTGGAAGTGACGGCGGTAGGCAAGCTGACCGACGATCTCGCCGTGAGTGCCGGCTTCACCACCATGAATGCCACCGTCGCCAACGGCCCGGGTGTCACCGCCAACGGATCGGACGACCTGGCATATACGCCGAAGAAGGCGTTCACCTCGTGGGTCACCTATCACCTGCCGTTCGACCTCACCATCGGTGGTGGCGGCCGCTACTCCGGTGCGCTCGAGCGCGGTACCGATGGTGCCGTGGGCACGCCGGCCTACACCCGTGCCTACTGGGTGTTCGACGCCATGGCCAGCTACCCGATCAACCGCAACTTCGACCTGCAGCTCAACGTGTACAACCTGTTCGACAAGGACTACGTGGCTGCGATCAACAAGAGTGGCTATCGTTACACCCCGTCCACGCCGCGTTCGGCCATGCTGACCGCGAACGTCCGCTTCTGA
- a CDS encoding ABC transporter ATP-binding protein, with protein MSLFVEGLHNHLVGPFTFDVPAGGCLAVTGASGTGKTLLLRMIADLDPHEGRVTFAGIDRATLPAPAWRRLTALIPARSGWWADTIGEHFAPEHEVEKHALAADLLLPGSLFDRPIEEASTGERQRLALIRALLAEPRLLLLDEPTASLDPVSTEAVESMIARRRASGTTVVWITHDAAQASRVGDLALRMLPGGVLAA; from the coding sequence ATGAGCCTTTTTGTCGAAGGACTGCACAACCACCTGGTGGGTCCTTTCACATTCGACGTACCGGCGGGCGGGTGCCTCGCCGTCACGGGCGCATCCGGCACCGGAAAGACGCTTCTGCTGCGCATGATCGCGGACCTGGACCCTCATGAAGGCCGGGTCACGTTCGCCGGGATCGACCGGGCCACGCTCCCCGCCCCCGCATGGCGACGCCTGACCGCGCTGATTCCTGCCCGCAGCGGCTGGTGGGCCGACACGATCGGCGAGCACTTCGCGCCCGAGCACGAGGTCGAAAAACACGCACTTGCAGCCGACCTGCTTTTGCCGGGCTCCCTGTTCGACCGTCCGATCGAAGAAGCCTCGACCGGCGAACGCCAGCGCCTGGCCCTGATCCGCGCGCTGCTTGCCGAGCCACGCCTCCTGTTGCTCGACGAGCCTACGGCGTCTCTCGACCCGGTGTCCACGGAGGCCGTTGAATCGATGATCGCCCGCCGACGCGCCTCCGGCACCACGGTGGTCTGGATTACCCACGATGCCGCCCAGGCCAGCCGCGTGGGCGATCTTGCCCTGCGGATGCTCCCCGGTGGAGTACTGGCCGCATGA
- a CDS encoding response regulator has protein sequence MNIIVVEDDIRLGAAIKRALEHLAYTVTWLRSGVEGLEALRSQSVDLVLLDLGLPEKDGIDVITEARRLKVKTPILVMTARDSVESRVRGLDAGADDYMTKPFHLDELAARIRSLARRAQGLADNQLEAGALSLNLSTLEVTYQERRVELTRREFALLRMLMERHGKIVRRESIEGSVYGMDSDVSPNALEVLVHSLRRKLSPDAIRTIRGFGYMVPRDLA, from the coding sequence GTGAACATCATCGTGGTCGAGGACGACATCCGCCTCGGCGCAGCCATCAAGCGCGCACTCGAGCACCTCGCCTATACGGTGACCTGGCTGCGCTCGGGCGTGGAAGGGCTCGAGGCGCTGCGCAGCCAGTCCGTCGATCTCGTCCTGCTCGATCTTGGCTTGCCGGAGAAGGACGGTATCGATGTGATCACCGAGGCGCGACGACTGAAGGTCAAGACACCGATCCTCGTCATGACGGCGCGCGACAGTGTTGAATCACGCGTGCGTGGGCTGGACGCCGGCGCCGACGACTACATGACCAAGCCGTTCCATCTCGATGAACTCGCCGCACGTATTCGCTCGCTCGCCCGTCGGGCACAGGGACTCGCGGACAACCAACTGGAAGCCGGCGCGCTCTCGCTCAATCTGAGCACCCTCGAGGTGACGTACCAGGAGCGCCGCGTCGAGCTGACTCGTCGTGAGTTCGCACTGCTTCGCATGCTGATGGAACGGCACGGCAAGATCGTCCGTCGCGAGTCGATCGAAGGTTCGGTTTACGGCATGGATTCGGACGTCAGTCCCAACGCGTTGGAAGTCCTGGTTCATTCCCTGCGACGCAAGCTGAGTCCCGACGCTATCCGGACCATCCGCGGCTTTGGCTACATGGTGCCGCGAGACCTCGCTTGA